Part of the Catalinimonas alkaloidigena genome is shown below.
TACGGCCTTCCAGGGCTATCCGGGCTACTTTCCGGTGCTTCAAATAGCGGGTATTCACCTCACGGCGGGCCTCTTTCATGTCCCGGGTTGCCTTTTTCTGACCGCCCAGATGTTCAAAGTAAAGTGAATCCCACTTTTCAACCTCTCCCAGCAGGTTATCTGCTATGCCCAGTTTGGCCTCATCGTAGCCAAAGCCCTGCATGGAGGATTGAATCTCCGCATGTTGGCGGGTAGCTTCCAGGGAAGTCTGTACCCAACCTTTTTTGTAGTCTTTCTTATTTCGTATCATAGACTGTTGTATGAATTAATAAAGCTGTTGCGGCTCTTTAACACGGGTATAAAGGGGATAGAAGGGCACTCCTTCCTTTTTTTTCCACCAAGCCGGCACAGCATTGAACAACTGCTCAACAAGTCAAAGCTAATTAATAAAATATAATTATATTTTTAAAAAATATAAATAAAATAACTTAACGCTTTAATGAATTTACTTTCTTACATCAGGGCATTGGGGAGCGGAATCAAGGTTTAGTCTTTTGTACAAAAGACAGATCAGTACTGATCTATGACTTGTACGGCCAAAAAACTTGTAGATCAGCACTGATCTATTACATGCGCGGTGAAAAAACTTACAGATCAGTATTGATCTATTACATAGACCGTGCGCCAATGGACAGATCAGACTTGATATATACGTTGGACGACAAAATAACTTATAGATCACTACCGATCTATGCGTTGAACTACCAAATAAACCATAGATGAGTACCGATCTATATGTTGAACCAGCGGAATAAGTATAGAAGGGAAAGTTTCTATAGGTCGGAGTATAGAAAAAAATAGGTATAGGCTTTATATCAGCTTTTGTCATGCTTTGAAAAGTCAACCCTCCTCAGAGTTCCTTACAGGTAACTGAGGGAGGAGGAAGCTGGTAATTCAGTGTCCTCTGCGACAGTTCCACTACGGGGTAACTCTAAGTGAGGCAGAGAAACCCTTTGTTATCGGAGTCATTCCGGAGCTTGTGAAACTTGCAAAGGAATCTTTACCACCTTGTAAGAAGTACAGCCCTGCTGCATGGCCGCCACGGAGTGGTAAAGCCTTCCTGGCCGGACCCTCCAGGCCGGACCTTCCAGGCCGGAATCCCTACGGGGTGACTGAAAGGTTTGTTGCTTTATTTTGTTTCTTGTCCCTTAACTCCCGGCAAACCTCAAGAAAGAAAATTCAGGCATGAACAAATGAGGAAGGTTAAGGCATCCCGGGCAGCTTCTGTTTAGGCCCCCTCTAGCGCGCATCTTCCTGCTGGGGTAACGCGCTTGCATGATGCGTGCTTCAAGTCAACGGGCGTAAAATCACAATTATTTTACATAAAAACCTATAAAAATTAAATATAAAGTCTTTACATTAGATGAGGTATTGCGGATAAAATGCACTGTGCACTTTATACAGATGTTGTAGCAAATAAAAGATAATCATGAATTTCGAACAGATTAAAGAACGAACAAGACCCATAGTCAACAAAATGTCACCTGTATCGGAGGGGTCATTAGATCTGATGAGTGACTTGATTTTAGTTGAAGTTTATGAAAAAGGTGATGTGTTTATTGATAGAGGGAAAAAAAATAACAAGGAATACTTTGTTTATGAAGGCGTCTGCCGGAGCTTTTTGCTAAGCCCGGAAGGTGAGGAAATAACTATATCTTATTTTCTTGAAGGCAGTGTACTCTCTCCGAATAAAACGAGAACAGCTAATCAAATATCTCACCTCAATTTTCAAGCGCTTACAAAGCTAACCGTAGCTAGTTTAAACGCTGACAAGTTTGAGCAGCTAATGATAAATCACATTGACATACGCGAGTTTGGAAATATGGTTTTACAAAATGAACTCCTTGCAAAAGTTGAAAAAGAAATTGCCCTCGCCTCGCTGAACGGGAGAGAAAGGCTCATTCTTTTTAGAGAAAAATATCACTTTCTGGAAAATCTAATCTCACATGTTGACATTGCCTCCTATCTGGGAATTACAAATATTTCCCTAAGCAGGCTCCGTAAAGGACTCTTGGAGTAAAAGATCATCCTTTAACAAATGTTAATGGATTCGAAATCCGCATCATCGATCTTTGTTGTCAACTTAAAAACAAAGAAGGATGCAAGAATTATCAAGTACCCCCGCACAAGGATCTTATGTAGATAAAATTAATCCACTTTGGTATCTCGCAATTGGAGTAGTTACCATGGCCCTAACTCACATGACCTTTAGTATTGAAGTCATGGCTTGGGTTTCAAGTGTTCCATTTTTAATTTATCTAAGTCTCACACTAGGTTGGAAGTCAAGATTAACCTTTTTTCTCGCTTTAGTTTTGGCTTGGTCCTTTGTAGTAACGAAGATTATCAGCGATCCAATTCCATTGGTGCTGGTCTTCCTCTACTCGATCCCAATAAGTTTATTTCACCTGCCGGGATACTTGATCTGGAGTAAATTTAAAAATCAAAAATATGCACTGTTTCTATTTCCTGTCATCATGGTTATTATGGAATGGATTCAATACACTTTTACACCTATTGCCAGTTGGGGAGTAGCAGCATATACCATGCACGATAATGTATCGCTTATTCAAACAGTATCCCTGTTTGGGATGGCCGGTCTAAGCTTTCTGATTTATTGGGTTAATGTCTCAATTGCCAATATCATAATCAAAAGAAAAATCTCTATTCCAACATTTCAGCTCCCGTTAATTGTGCTGTTCCTTTTAATTGTTTTTGGCTCCATCCGATACGACATGAGCAAAGCCAATGGTATTGACACTGTAATTGTTGCAGCAGCTGGAACAGACTCGGAGGCAAGTGGTTTACCATTGCCAACTAAGGAAAGAACTGAACAGACTAAAACGGCATTATTTAAACGAACCAAAACTGCAGCGGACGGTGGTGCTAAAATAATATCATGGAACGAAGCCGCTATATTTATAATGCCTGAAGATGAGAAGGAATGGATTAACTCCATCAAGGAACTAGCTGCTGAACTCAATATCACTTTGGTAGCTTCTTATGTGTCACCCATTTCACAATCTCCCTTGAGATATGAGAACAAGTACCAGTTTATCGATTCGTCAGGAAACATTACGCATACATACCTCAAGCATCAACCCGTACCCGGAGAACCTGCAGTACAGGGAAAGTCACCTTTAAAAGTGGCTGATATAACAGGAACAAAAGTCGGAGCCGCAATTTGCTATGATTATGATTTTCCATATCTGGCAAAAGGGTATGGTGAATTAGGAGCAGATATGGTTATTCTTCCGTCAAGTGATTGGAGAGGCATTGACCCTGTTCATACAGAAATGGCAGCCTTTAGAGCAGTTGAGCAAGGTCACTCGGTACTTCGTTCAACGCGTTTTGGGCTCTCCGCAGCAATTACACCATACGGTGAAATGGTTTCACAAATGAGCAGTTTTGACAATAATGATAAAATCATGTATTCACAACTGCCTACCAAAGGTGTCACTACATTATACTCAGTTATTCAAGATAGTTTCGTCTACCTGTGTATTGGATTCTTGCTGTTATTTATTGTGCTTATGGTTCGATCAAATAAAAGTAAATCAACTATTCAGCCATATTAGCTAATTGAATAAATATGTCGATTTATAAAAACCTGTAATTCATTGCAGG
Proteins encoded:
- a CDS encoding nitrilase-related carbon-nitrogen hydrolase, translated to MQELSSTPAQGSYVDKINPLWYLAIGVVTMALTHMTFSIEVMAWVSSVPFLIYLSLTLGWKSRLTFFLALVLAWSFVVTKIISDPIPLVLVFLYSIPISLFHLPGYLIWSKFKNQKYALFLFPVIMVIMEWIQYTFTPIASWGVAAYTMHDNVSLIQTVSLFGMAGLSFLIYWVNVSIANIIIKRKISIPTFQLPLIVLFLLIVFGSIRYDMSKANGIDTVIVAAAGTDSEASGLPLPTKERTEQTKTALFKRTKTAADGGAKIISWNEAAIFIMPEDEKEWINSIKELAAELNITLVASYVSPISQSPLRYENKYQFIDSSGNITHTYLKHQPVPGEPAVQGKSPLKVADITGTKVGAAICYDYDFPYLAKGYGELGADMVILPSSDWRGIDPVHTEMAAFRAVEQGHSVLRSTRFGLSAAITPYGEMVSQMSSFDNNDKIMYSQLPTKGVTTLYSVIQDSFVYLCIGFLLLFIVLMVRSNKSKSTIQPY
- a CDS encoding Crp/Fnr family transcriptional regulator — encoded protein: MNFEQIKERTRPIVNKMSPVSEGSLDLMSDLILVEVYEKGDVFIDRGKKNNKEYFVYEGVCRSFLLSPEGEEITISYFLEGSVLSPNKTRTANQISHLNFQALTKLTVASLNADKFEQLMINHIDIREFGNMVLQNELLAKVEKEIALASLNGRERLILFREKYHFLENLISHVDIASYLGITNISLSRLRKGLLE